The DNA segment CTGACTGGTGCCAGCCGCACAGGCGTAAGCGGCGGGGGCGACCGCGGCGTTGGTGAGGTTGCAGCGGCCGCTGCCGGTGACCAGCAGCTTGCGCCCGAGCGAGTTGTTGCGCTCGAACAGGGTCACCGCGGCGCCCTGCCAGGCGGCAAAGAGGGCGGCCATGAGGCCAGAGGCGCCGGCGCCGATGACGGCCACGGAAGGGACCCCTGGCGAGGCGTCGGGGCGGGTGGAAGCGGGCTGGACAGGGCGCGAGGCTGGTTTGGCCATCGGCTCTATCATAGCGCGGCGGACGGCGACGGTCAATCGGCGTCGGACTCGGGTGGGTGCGGGGGTTTCCGATCAGGGGGGCGCGGCCTAGAATGGACGCGGGTGATCGCGCCACCGAGGAGGAAATCATGACCAATGGTTTTTGTCCGTGCACGGTGATGCATCCGGGCGTGTTGCCGCCGCTGCTGACCGACCCGCTGAACCCGATCACCATGAGGGCTCAGGCCGAGGTGAGCGGAGGCGCGCTGGTGATCTGGAGTCCCGTCGGTCGCGGCGAGCCGAGGAAACTGGGCACAGAGCCGCTCGGGGGGGTGAGGGTTACGGTCCGCGAGCGCAGCGGGACCGAGCAGAGAAAGACGGTGCTGTTGAGCAGCCTGTGGCGGCTGGCGCCGTGGGTGGTGCTGGGGATGGTGTGGGCCCTGTGGTGGAAGCAGTACCCGCCCATCTACGGGTTGTACATCGGTCTGGCCGGCGGGCTGCATTTCGCGCTCTATGGCGGGCTGGGCCGGAAGCAGGATGTGTACCGGTTCACTTTCACACCGGAGCGCCCGAAGAGGGTGTGGTGGCTGGAGGTGAGCCCCGAGCAGCAAGGTCAGCTCAGGGAGACGTTGCGCGAGGCAGGAGCGAGCGTCGCGGAGGCGTAGGCGCCTCGCTGCGGCGCGGCCCGGTCATAGGGGCGGCCGGGCCAAAGGCGTTAGTCTTCTGCTTTGGGCCGCAGGTTCCACGTCCAGGTGGGCGAGTCCTCGAGAGGGTACTCCCACGAGCCCACCAGGTTGCCCTGAGCGTTGAGCTTGGCGGTATCTTTGGTCAGCCAGGCCCAGCCGGGGGTCAAAACCGTGGTGATGGGCTTGTCGTAAAAGGTATAGTCGATCAAGTGGGAGGATGTCGCTGCGCCGGTAAGGCCATTAAGCAGAGCCCCCTGGAAGACCAGGTTGCCACTCATCAGGATGGCATTGCCCTCCACGGGCACCAGTGAGAAACTGCCGCCGCCGTAGGTGGAACCGCAATCGCCCTCTACGCTCCAGGTCATGGTGCCCCGCTTC comes from the Chloroflexi bacterium ADurb.Bin180 genome and includes:
- a CDS encoding putative FAD-binding dehydrogenase; the encoded protein is MAVIGAGASGLMAALFAAWQGAAVTLFERNNSLGRKLLVTGSGRCNLTNAAVAPAAYACAAGTSQARTWLVCSNPHNKAARRRASRSGPHSRRTSR